Proteins from one Ranitomeya variabilis isolate aRanVar5 chromosome 1, aRanVar5.hap1, whole genome shotgun sequence genomic window:
- the SOWAHB gene encoding ankyrin repeat domain-containing protein SOWAHB, translating into MAKELSQEEVLDFLCQAGGKVANASLLAHFKLFLRDPQAPAEQLLKRRERFKRYVNSVAVVKPEGAVKYVLLRSRYRDLLGEDLSRPPTPLKPEHQEDQVPHGAQVRDGSACGHQAPHQQGAVLISDVEGKAWEAAFSKEVSSRHEPSQWTSTATTQEYTSSCPTSSPASNNQSPSKNGHSLHGCPSMEYKNSPPVIGASAHHPQPPNAYLSISKTSSPASNTSSPQNNRTFLHRSPSMEYKSSPTVIKASPPHQQPANTYLSTSKTSSFENIGTSLHRSPSMEYKTRASSCHPPPVNTYLTSSSASKESSPSNKSNSSSSNYPYHNQSSQPGSLDIPEIPSQVPSGHVKASPIGQRKAESTNPVFVNVTSRDQEGQRYGCYACTEPKTSNFHLNGTFPPGEHKDYKDPVQDDQQMLTLYNELPPSPPFSRYIDSPHPSPSLPFPHGSSITPPDVQLEDYQSASHSPSPPLPLYNIHEMWMSKMPVFKSIRCQLSLQDMEDFVDQESCGSEGSDSGEGADCDTEHNIDEDPSSDSNNDRYVHYIEQKCETTRRCPPGRRFLSINEQYDKLKIAAPINVKDTFAECGVESTEPMLTNTEYSKSPYTTKSFLTNQAPILFALAGNPPRHKMSARLREVMSSSDDELIERDYKKRRRPSRAKRPPNIVLAAPQPDVDLLLTVKPVSSNHFITYDIQDQKALLSQNEPKVNTDFVFKKTFSYKSCTVFPLDSMEHDWIIKSATGSWLQVYGLFMEDPSLALRKDFISGFTAFHWFAKHGATDMFHKFVAGAKKAGIHLDANVKSNGGYTPLHIAAIHGHHKVAAMLVEKLNVDVRMRDNSGKRAWQYLSCNTSGEVWQLLGAPKGKTIFASRALNITSSTSTQNKSSQINRKTSLAAFMKPQHQKWKASNHPVLREREIYSD; encoded by the coding sequence ATGGCCAAGGAGCTGAGCCAGGAAGAGGTGCTGGATTTCCTGTGCCAGGCTGGAGGGAAGGTGGCCAATGCCTCCCTGCTGGCACACTTCAAGCTCTTCCTGAGGGACCCGCAGGCGCCGGCAGAGCAGCTCCTCAAGCGCAGGGAAAGGTTCAAGCGCTATGTGAACTCCGTGGCAGTGGTGAAGCCGGAGGGAGCTGTCAAATACGTGCTGCTCAGGAGTCGCTATCGCGATCTGCTGGGAGAGGACCTGTCGCGACCACCGACTCCGCTAAAGCCTGAGCATCAGGAGGATCAGGTGCCGCATGGAGCTCAGGTACGTGATGGCAGTGCATGTGGCCACCAAGCTCCTCACCAGCAGGGTGCTGTCCTTATCTCAGATGTGGAGGGAAAAGCTTGGGAGGCAGCCTTCTCTAAGGAAGTTTCTTCTCGTCATGAACCATCTCAGTGGACTTCAACCGCTACTACCCAAGAGTATACATCCTCCtgccccacctcatcaccagccaGCAACAATCAATCCCCATCAAAAAATGGGCATTCACTGCATGGATGCCCATCCATGGAGTATAAAAACAGTCCACCAGTCATCGGAGCTTCAGCCCACCACCCACAACCTCCTAATGCCTACCTGTCCATCTCCAAGACCTCATCACCAGCCAGCAATACGTCCTCACCCCAAAATAATCGGACTTTTCTGCACAGAAGCCCATCCATGGAGTATAAGTCCAGTCCAACAGTAATAAAAGCTTCACCTCCCCACCAACAACCTGCTAATACCTACCTGTCCACCTCAAAAACCTCCTCATTTGAAAATATTGGAACTTCCCTGCACAGAAGCCCATCCATGGAGTATAAGACCAGAGCTTCATCATGCCACCCACCACCTGTTAATACCTACCTGACCTCCTCATCAGCCAGCAAGGAGTCCTCACCTTCCAACAAAAGTAATTCTTCTTCTTCAAACTATCCATACCACAACCAGTCCTCCCAGCCTGGAAGCCTTGACATTCCTGAGATTCCCTCCCAGGTTCCTAGTGGACATGTTAAAGCCTCACCTATTGGACAAAGGAAAGCCGAATCTACTAATCCTGTTTTTGTAAATGTAACTAGCAGGGATCAGGAGGGACAAAGATATGGATGCTATGCCTGTACTGAGCCGAAGACTTCAAATTTCCACTTAAATGGTACTTTTCCTCCAGGGGAGCACAAAGACTATAAGGATCCAGTACAAGATGACCAGCAAATGCTTACTTTGTATAATGAGCTGCCACCTTCTCCTCCTTTTTCCAGGTACATAGATTCACCACACCCTTCCCCCTCCCTGCCTTTCCCACATGGATCAAGCATTACTCCTCCAGATGTTCAGCTGGAAGATTATCAGTCAGCGAGTCACAGTCCCTCTCCCCCGCTACCTCTCTATAATATACATGAAATGTGGATGTCTAAAATGCCAGTCTTTAAAAGCATCAGATGCCAGCTTTCCTTGCAGGATATGGAGGACTTTGTGGATCAGGAGAGCTGTGGAAGTGAAGGGAGTGACAGTGGGGAAGGAGCTGACTGTGACACAGAGCACAATATCGATGAAGACCCTTCCAGTGACTCAAATAATGACAGATATGTACATTACATTGAACAGAAATGTGAGACCACTAGGAGATGTCCTCCTGGTAGAAGGTTCCTGAGCATCAATGAGCAATATGATAAATTAAAAATTGCAGCCCCCATTAATGTGAAGGACACGTTTGCTGAATGTGGAGTAGAATCTACGGAGCCTATGCTAACAAACACGGAGTACAGTAAATCTCCATACACCACCAAATCTTTTCTCACCAACCAAGCTCCTATCTTGTTTGCACTGGCTGGGAACCCACCAAGGCATAAGATGAGTGCTCGTTTGCGAGAAGTAATGTCCTCTTCTGATGATGAACTAATTGAAAGGGATTATAAAAAGAGGCGGCGTCCATCCAGAGCTAAAAGACCACCTAACATTGTGTTGGCCGCTCCACAGCCAGATGTAGACTTGCTGCTAACGGTGAAGCCAGTGAGCTCCAACCATTTTATTACATATGATATCCAAGACCAAAAAGCTCTCCTTTCACAAAATGAACCCAAAGTGAATAcggattttgtttttaaaaagactTTTAGTTATAAATCGTGCACTGTCTTTCCCTTGGATTCTATGGAACATGACTGGATTATAAAGTCGGCAACGGGGTCTTGGCTTCAAGTGTATGGCTTGTTCATGGAGGACCCAAGCTTAGCATTGCGGAAAGACTTCATCTCTGGCTTCACCGCTTTTCACTGGTTTGCCAAACACGGTGCTACTGACATGTTCCACAAGTTTGTGGCTGGTGCCAAAAAGGCCGGGATTCATCTGGATGCTAACGTCAAATCCAATGGGGGATATACTCCTTTACACATAGCTGCTATCCATGGGCATCATAAAGTAGCGGCCATGTTAGTAGAAAAACTCAATGTAGATGTGAGGATGAGGGACAATAGTGGTAAAAGGGCCTGGCAGTACCTGAGCTGCAACACTTCTGGAGAAGTATGGCAGCTCCTAGGAGCACCGAAGGGCAAAACCATTTTCGCATCTCGTGCCTTAAATATCACTAGCAGTACAAGCACACAAAACAAATCCAGCCAGATAAATAGGAAAACGTCCTTAGCTGCTTTTATGAAGCCGCAGCATCAGAAATGGAAAGCAAGCAATCACCCAGTTCTGAGGGAAAGAGAAATCTACAGTGACTAA